Proteins encoded in a region of the Gammaproteobacteria bacterium genome:
- a CDS encoding protein kinase encodes MADFKDLLSELTQGNASLETVRSWVEDALEEGDATREQLSAQLDEVKGALPDDMVAALQGMIEGEPSGDSGNDGGLEFDFDLEVPAADDGDKTVVDPEMEAPSFDGELSLEEPAEPASSDSSEDTTASEDDGGQAVGQSEENPFGTIDPFATGDAPASDPNAGDRTEVMQPADSDKTEVVQKPADSDKTEVVPQAGGDKTEVVRDPDATVVGGDDPTQRPGALRGSDEEDPFAMANSTAPGGGMSSPTGTGWPTATNFQGKGSALDPDSIGPGTILKDRFELLSAIGEGGMGKVYKARDLLKVEAKDRNPYIAVKLLSGDFREHPEAFIALQRESSKAQKLAHPNITTVYDFDRDGPTVYLTMELMEGQELAQFIKKLPPGGLPTEDALGIVQQLCEGLEYAHARNLVHSDFKPGNCFYLKDGTVKILDFGIARASTTRSDAAGETTVFDPGQLGALTPAYATPEMFEGEDPAPGDDIYALACVAYELLTGKHPFNKLSSVKAMEKGLSPAPINKPGFTKRQNKALMKALAFKRADRTSSVEEFWDGVRFKKSYTLQIAAASIGFSLLIGVLAYKPVVEFIEDKQVNNIIAELDAGQRQVPEVLELIKSDELSERADQNLLDIGRETIFEYFEQRAEAAIDETQDKYDFPQALAVIQEAKQYYEDSAALLSIESDIISRRNGLISELTTDFDNYLAEDRLMPIEGEDDITDLLAKLRQADPGNPLLEDARLSQRYATLAEQAIADGEWQRAKEYLTAGLDYSATDASLLNLDDQVTRELQRQADARLVAEIKDRLNAAKGDLKTVADYATVVDDLRRLEELRPDDALLKEIVTPLRSSVSSSLQQAIAASEWRQAEGLLRTFATMFSVPELLDMRNTLSRAEVNAGYQPENLGEVLAALDERQQAMNRLLASPQYNNEWSDELLRNFKETISLLRPGNTWFDQMQTRIVDSYVDNARQLVEAERFDAATRSLQAARAFNPGLPVFDAEAEKLAAAKADFDRRQAERIRLAQINAAKNSLVAQTNANDINAAINTFEQLKQELPVDDEFITTTGPQMIADSFLRLATAQAEREEFANAVQFAQRGLEYVPGMQGLEKALSDYENLAKREQLIKGAAQATTGTIGNLPPLLREVRGLFPDDATAIQNEAMRQLADRIKRLEASDVTAANDLWDAAKRLFPGTRVIDGLSLKAPPRPSKYVPSARQAMERKQLTEAENILATARREEPGNQQVAEFARELGERQDQANVYYSSYQQLMARGQKTEAKRYLDAALSFWTDNPKYKDELAKNFTTTRAPTRSADGSRPCTASLAGFGRSGRAVCFDILSGSTRGPELVVVPAGGGISKPFAIGKYEISNGDLNAYCRASSNCPVNSDTGMPATNISLSVMQGYVNWLTQTTGKQYRLPTAAEWSYAATATNPKAVTNFNCRVTQGGQILKGLTMLEIKSGRANPWGLMNYVGNVQEVVRDGGGHAARGGAFQDNLSTCDIGLSRNFSGQASEITGFRVARETD; translated from the coding sequence ACGAAGTGAAGGGGGCCTTGCCCGACGACATGGTCGCCGCGCTGCAGGGAATGATCGAAGGTGAGCCGAGTGGCGACTCGGGCAACGATGGCGGCCTGGAATTCGATTTCGACCTGGAAGTGCCCGCCGCCGACGACGGCGACAAGACCGTGGTCGATCCGGAAATGGAGGCGCCCTCCTTCGACGGTGAGCTAAGCCTTGAAGAACCTGCCGAACCCGCGTCATCCGACAGCAGCGAAGACACCACGGCGAGCGAAGACGACGGCGGCCAGGCTGTCGGTCAGTCGGAAGAAAACCCCTTCGGCACCATCGACCCCTTTGCGACCGGTGATGCGCCGGCGTCCGATCCCAATGCTGGTGATCGCACGGAAGTCATGCAGCCAGCCGATTCCGACAAGACCGAAGTCGTGCAGAAGCCTGCCGATTCCGACAAGACCGAAGTCGTTCCCCAGGCTGGCGGTGACAAGACCGAGGTTGTTCGCGACCCCGATGCCACTGTCGTAGGTGGTGACGACCCGACCCAGCGTCCCGGCGCCCTGCGTGGTTCGGACGAGGAAGACCCGTTCGCCATGGCGAATTCCACGGCGCCCGGCGGCGGCATGAGCAGCCCGACCGGTACCGGCTGGCCGACGGCCACCAACTTCCAGGGCAAGGGTTCCGCCCTCGACCCGGACAGCATCGGCCCCGGCACCATCCTGAAGGATCGTTTCGAACTGCTCTCGGCCATCGGCGAGGGCGGTATGGGCAAGGTCTACAAGGCCCGTGACCTTCTCAAGGTCGAAGCCAAGGACCGCAACCCCTACATCGCCGTCAAGCTGCTGTCCGGTGATTTCCGTGAGCACCCCGAGGCGTTCATCGCCTTGCAGCGAGAATCCTCCAAGGCGCAGAAGCTGGCTCACCCGAACATCACCACGGTGTACGACTTCGACCGCGACGGTCCGACCGTCTATCTCACCATGGAGCTCATGGAAGGCCAGGAGCTGGCGCAGTTCATCAAGAAGCTGCCGCCGGGCGGCCTGCCGACCGAGGACGCGCTCGGCATCGTGCAGCAACTTTGTGAAGGCCTGGAATACGCACATGCCCGCAACCTCGTGCATTCCGATTTCAAGCCGGGCAACTGTTTCTACCTCAAGGACGGCACGGTCAAGATTCTCGACTTCGGTATCGCGCGCGCATCGACCACCCGTTCCGATGCGGCCGGCGAAACCACGGTCTTCGACCCGGGCCAGCTGGGCGCGCTGACGCCCGCCTACGCAACCCCGGAAATGTTCGAAGGCGAGGATCCGGCACCGGGCGATGACATCTACGCGCTGGCCTGTGTCGCCTATGAACTGCTGACGGGCAAGCATCCGTTCAACAAGCTGTCGTCCGTCAAGGCAATGGAGAAAGGTCTCTCCCCTGCCCCGATCAACAAGCCCGGCTTCACCAAGCGACAGAACAAGGCGTTGATGAAGGCCCTTGCCTTCAAGCGTGCCGATCGCACGAGCTCCGTCGAGGAGTTCTGGGATGGCGTTCGCTTCAAGAAGAGCTACACGCTGCAGATTGCCGCTGCCAGCATCGGTTTCTCGTTGCTGATCGGCGTGCTGGCCTACAAGCCGGTTGTCGAATTCATCGAAGACAAGCAAGTCAACAACATCATTGCCGAGCTCGACGCCGGACAGCGCCAGGTGCCGGAAGTGCTGGAGCTGATCAAGAGCGACGAGCTGAGCGAACGTGCCGACCAGAACCTGCTCGACATCGGTCGTGAAACGATTTTCGAGTACTTCGAGCAACGCGCCGAAGCGGCGATCGACGAAACCCAGGACAAGTACGATTTCCCGCAGGCGCTTGCCGTCATCCAGGAAGCCAAGCAGTACTACGAGGACTCGGCCGCCCTGTTGAGCATCGAGTCCGACATCATCAGCCGCCGGAACGGCCTGATCTCGGAACTGACCACCGATTTCGACAACTACCTGGCAGAAGACCGGCTCATGCCGATCGAGGGCGAGGATGACATTACCGACCTGCTCGCCAAGCTGCGCCAGGCCGATCCCGGCAACCCGCTGCTCGAAGACGCCCGTCTTTCGCAACGTTATGCCACCCTGGCAGAGCAGGCCATCGCCGACGGCGAATGGCAGCGCGCCAAGGAATACCTGACCGCCGGTCTCGACTACTCGGCGACGGATGCTTCCTTGCTCAACCTGGATGACCAGGTGACACGCGAACTGCAGCGCCAGGCCGATGCGCGACTGGTCGCCGAGATCAAGGATCGCCTCAACGCAGCCAAGGGCGATCTCAAGACGGTGGCTGATTACGCCACGGTCGTCGACGACCTCCGTCGTCTCGAGGAACTTCGCCCGGATGACGCACTGTTGAAGGAAATCGTCACGCCGCTGCGCAGCTCGGTCAGCAGCAGCCTGCAGCAGGCAATCGCAGCGAGCGAATGGCGCCAGGCCGAAGGCCTCTTGCGCACCTTCGCGACCATGTTCTCCGTGCCTGAACTGCTGGACATGCGCAATACCCTGTCCCGTGCGGAAGTGAACGCCGGCTACCAGCCCGAGAACCTCGGCGAAGTGCTGGCGGCCCTGGACGAGCGCCAGCAGGCCATGAACAGGTTGCTGGCCTCGCCGCAGTACAACAACGAGTGGTCCGATGAACTGCTTCGCAATTTCAAGGAAACCATCAGTTTGCTGCGCCCGGGCAACACCTGGTTCGACCAGATGCAGACGCGCATCGTCGATTCCTATGTCGACAATGCCCGCCAGCTGGTCGAAGCCGAACGCTTTGATGCCGCTACCCGCAGCCTGCAGGCCGCCCGCGCCTTCAACCCGGGCCTGCCTGTATTCGATGCCGAGGCAGAGAAGCTGGCTGCTGCCAAGGCCGACTTCGACCGCCGCCAGGCCGAACGCATCCGCCTTGCACAGATCAACGCGGCCAAGAACAGCCTGGTCGCACAGACGAATGCCAACGACATCAATGCGGCCATCAATACCTTCGAGCAGCTGAAGCAGGAATTGCCCGTCGATGACGAGTTCATCACCACGACCGGCCCGCAGATGATTGCCGACAGCTTCCTGCGACTGGCTACAGCCCAGGCGGAGCGCGAGGAATTCGCCAACGCCGTGCAGTTCGCGCAGCGTGGCCTGGAATACGTGCCGGGCATGCAGGGCCTCGAGAAGGCCCTCTCGGACTACGAGAACCTCGCCAAGCGCGAGCAGCTGATCAAGGGCGCAGCCCAGGCTACGACCGGCACCATCGGCAACCTGCCGCCGCTGCTGCGTGAAGTTCGTGGCCTGTTCCCGGATGACGCTACCGCCATCCAGAACGAAGCCATGCGCCAGCTGGCCGATCGCATCAAGCGACTGGAAGCCTCTGACGTGACTGCGGCCAACGACCTGTGGGATGCCGCCAAGCGCCTGTTCCCCGGAACGCGCGTCATTGACGGTCTGAGCCTCAAGGCCCCGCCCCGTCCCTCCAAGTACGTCCCGTCGGCCCGCCAGGCCATGGAGCGCAAGCAGCTCACCGAGGCGGAGAACATTCTCGCCACGGCGCGTCGTGAAGAGCCAGGCAACCAGCAGGTCGCCGAATTTGCGAGAGAACTCGGCGAGCGCCAGGACCAGGCCAATGTCTACTACTCGAGCTACCAGCAGCTGATGGCGCGTGGCCAGAAAACGGAAGCCAAGCGTTACCTCGATGCTGCACTGAGCTTCTGGACCGACAATCCTAAGTACAAGGACGAGCTCGCCAAGAACTTCACGACCACCCGCGCGCCGACCCGCAGTGCCGATGGCTCGCGGCCCTGCACCGCAAGCCTGGCCGGCTTCGGCCGCTCCGGTCGCGCTGTCTGCTTCGATATCCTGAGCGGCAGCACGCGTGGTCCGGAGCTGGTTGTCGTACCTGCAGGCGGCGGCATCAGCAAGCCCTTCGCCATCGGCAAGTACGAGATTTCGAACGGCGACCTGAACGCCTATTGCAGGGCCAGCAGCAATTGCCCGGTCAACTCGGATACCGGCATGCCGGCTACCAACATTTCGCTCAGCGTCATGCAGGGTTACGTCAACTGGCTGACCCAGACGACCGGCAAGCAGTATCGCCTGCCGACCGCGGCCGAGTGGAGCTATGCGGCCACTGCAACCAACCCGAAGGCAGTGACCAACTTCAACTGCCGTGTTACCCAGGGCGGGCAGATCCTCAAGGGTCTGACGATGCTCGAGATCAAGTCCGGGCGTGCAAATCCGTGGGGCCTGATGAACTACGTCGGCAACGTACAGGAAGTGGTGCGTGACGGCGGTGGGCATGCGGCTCGCGGCGGTGCGTTCCAGGACAACCTGTCGACCTGTGACATCGGCTTGAGTCGCAACTTCTCCGGCCAGGCCAGCGAGATCACCGGCTTCCGGGTTGCGCGAGAGACGGACTGA